The Haloarcula sp. CBA1127 genomic interval CACAGACGACCGGGACGCCGACCCGGTCTGAGAGGTGGGTCAGGAACGACTGCGGGGCCGACAGCGATAGTTCGAGTTCGACGGTGCCGTCGCCGGCCCGCCGCTGTCGGGACTCGACCTCCCGTATCGCGTTCGCGATGGTTTCACCGAGTTCGGTGAATACCTCCTGAAGCATCTCGTCGAACCCGTCTTCTTGCTGGGCGTACACCGTCAGGACGCCGTAGACGAAGTCGTCGTATTCGAGCGGGATGCTGAGCGCCGACTGGAACTCGCGGGAGAGTGCCTCCGTCCGCCAGTGGTCGCCCCGGAGGTTGTCAGCCACCGACGGGACGATAGTCATCGCTTCGGACTGTGCAGTCTGGACGGCCGGTGGTCCGCCCTCGCGCTCAAGCGACAGCGAGATGGCGTCCAGATAGCTGGCGGTGTCGCCCGCCCACGCTCTGGGGACGAGTTCCGTCGCGTCCTGTCGGCCGATCCAGGCAAAGGAGAACCACTGGGATTCGGCCAACTGATCACACACCGCCTGCTCGATCTCCTCGGTGGTCTCCGCTTCGACGAGCACCTGATCGATTCGTCGGATGATCGCGTTGACCTGCTTGAGCCGTCGCAGTTCACGGTTCTGTTCGCGGCGCTCGGCCTCGCGTTCGCGGAGCGTCGTCTCGCGGTCGACACGAGCGAGCGCGGCTTCGGCGCTGGCGGCGAGCAAGTCCACCATCTCCCGGGTTCTGGCGTCGCTGTGTTGCTCGCCCAGTTCGATGTAGAACACGCCATGATCTTCGAGCGGAATGCAGAGCCGCTTCGCGTCCGCTGTAACCGGCCCCGCCCCGAGGTCGATGCGCTCGCCGGGAGCGACCTCGACGGCGCTGTCCTGCACGAACACGTCCCACACTGTGCTCTCGCCCGGCCCAACTGACGCGCTTCGGTCCGCCTCGGTGTCGCCGACGCTACGAAGAGTGTTGTCGCTGCGGTCGAACAGGTAGATCTCCACGTCGGGGAGTTCCAGCACGTCGACGGCCGTATCGAGTATCTGTTCGGCCACGGCTGTCTTGGTCTCCGTGTGCAGCAGCTTTCTGGTCGACTCGTGCAGCGCCGCGAGCGTCTCCTCGAACCGCTTCCGGTCCGAGATGTCCCGAACGACGCCGACCTGCCGGTAGCTCCCGTCCTCACGGTCGTACGTCGTGAATTTGGTTTCGATCGGCAGCGTGTCCCCGTCAGCGGTTCTGAGGTCCGTCGTCAGCGTGCCGACATCGCGCTCACCCTCGATGAACTGCCGCGACATCTCTGCGGCCTCCTCGATGACGGATTCGTCCGCCAGCAGCGTCGCGTTCGACCCGACCAGCGTGTCCTTGTCGTAACCGGTCATCGACTCGACGGCGCTGTTGACCGTCTGCATCGTGAACGCCTCGTCAAGTGTGTAGATGCCGTCCTCGATGGTCTCGACGATCCGTTCGTACTGTTCGAGCATCTCCGTCCGCTCATGGCGCTCGGTGATGTCGTGGACGATACCCAGGTACAGTTCCTCACCGTCCCATTGCTGGGGCTCGAAGGCGATTTCGACCCACCGTTCCGTGTCGCCGGCGGAACACGATGACGTTAGCGGTGTTCCCGGTGATTGACTACAGTGGGCTCTGAGGTCAACGTCATCCAGACCTGGGAAGAACGTACCTATCTGGCTTCCAAACACGTCCGACGGGTCCGAATCGAGGAGGTCACAGAGGTGGTCGTTCCCGGTCCGTATCTCCCCGTCAGCGGCAGAAACGACCACTGGCTCGGGCATTCGCGCGGCGAGGGTCTCCAACAGCACAGGGGGGGACTGCTGTGCCGGTGTGTCACGTGCCGCTTGTTCGTTCTCATCCGTTCCACCGACCGGCTTCTCCATACCGTTTCACGGCACTTGCCATGGGAAAGGTTGCTTTCAGTATACGTACCAGAACACAAAGAGTGCGTGTCTGTTAGGTCCGGATACGGCTCAGTCGCTCCCGCTGCGTCCACTGGCGAGCTGAACCACGTCTTCGAGGCCAGACACGTCGTGGTCCGGTGTCACGTCGAGTTGCGTGTCAACACGGTGTGGTCGACGAATAAACGCCGAGTCGATCCCGGCCCGATGTGCCGCCTCGATGTCGGATTCGTTGTCGCCAACGAACAGGGCATTACTGACGTTGAGGTCGTCCATTGCCCGCTCGATGTAGTACGGCCGCGGCTTCTTCCGGCGGAGACTCTCGACTGTCGGCTCGCGCGCCCAGACGGTGTCAAAGTAGTGGCCGATATCGAAGTGCTCAAACGCGAAGGCGACGGTATCGCGCTGATTCGAGGACACCACACCTAGTGGACAGTCCAGCCGGTCGAGCACAGATACATCGGCGTAGGGCTGTTTCTCTCCGGCTCGAATAAGCGCCCGCTGCACCGCGGTCAGGGCCTCGTCACGAGCCCGGAAGAGCCGCTCGGGGTCGATATCGTACTGCGTACAGATGTCGGTGAGTTCGGGCACTGTCACGCCGATGCTCATCGCCTCGACGTGGGCTGTCGAGGGCGAGACTACGCCCAGTTCCTCGAACGCCTGGCGCGCGCCGACGTAGTGTGCATCCATGTCCGTCAGCGTCAGCAACACGCCGTCGTTGTCGAAGATGACCGATTCGTACCCCATCACGTACTTTCAGGGTGGACAGACGCAGAAAGGTTTCGCGTCCTCACAGCCCGAGATCCTCGCTGCCACTCCCGCTCTGGTCGAACTGCTCCGGCGATCGCCCGGCCTCGTCGATAACATCGTCTGTTACGACGACCGGACAGTCTACCCGGAGGGCAATCGCGATGGCATCCGAGGGGCGAGCGTCAAACACCATGTCCTTGCGCCGGTCGTCGGTGTACTGCTCCGCGTCGATCTTCCCGTAGAAGGTCCCGTCGGCGAGGTCGTCGATACGGACTCGGTCGATAGCTCCCCCGAACTCCGTCACCATCTCGACCAACAGGTCGTGAGTGAGCGGGCGCTCGAAGGGTTCGCCGTCGATAGCCAGTTGCATCGACTGGGCCTGGTCCGTGCTGACGAAGATTGGGACGATCTCCTCACGTGCACGGAGTAGAACGACCGGCGTGCCGCTCCCTTCTTCGCTGACGCCGACGCCAACCCCTTCGACCGTGGCATCGTGTTCCATGGTCCAGTGTTGGGCTCGTGGGTATGAAAAGCTACCCCGGCGGCGGTTTCAGGGTGCTGTCCTGTCCACTATCGCGTGCCCGGCCCCGGCTACGTTCTCGCGACCAGACCGACCGCGCGACGCGCACGCCAACTATCTCACCTAGCGGTCCGATCTCGGCGCGATGACGTGGCGAGTGGGCTTTGAAGCGGGATTAAATCGAATTAAAACGGACGATATAACACTCAATTCGGGCAAATTCGACTTGATTCGCCTTTTCGGCTTGCCCCCTTCATATGCCATCCGACCAGAGAGCCAAGCGGAGGCAACGACCACAATGAAACTCACTACGATTGCCGGCGGCCTGCTTGCCGTGCTCGTCATCACGGGCTCGGCGGCGGCACTCCCCGGCGCAGCAGGCGCACAGGCTGATGACCACGCGGACAACGCACAGGCAGACAACGCTGCTGAGCAAGCAGCGAACGACACTGAACAGGCGGCGAACGAAACAGCGGGCGCTGACGAAAACGAATCTAGCGGCGCCGCCGAGGCGGCTGACCGCCGTGGCCCGCCCGCTGACGCCGGTCAGGCAGGCGACCAGCGTGGCCCGCCGTCGGACCTCCCCGAACAGGTCCCTGACTTCGTTAGCGAAATCCACACGCTCATCGGGCAGAAGCAGGCCGGCGAACTCACGGGTGATCTGGGCGCACAGATCAGCGACCTGACCCCCGGTGACGAGAGCGACGCGGCCGAGAACGAAACCGAATCGCCGTCTGAGAGCGGTGACGCGGACGACGCTGCTGCGGAGTCGACTGAGGACGCGGATGCCGACGACGAGCGGTCCACCGAGGACGCGGAGTCAGACGAGGACCAGTCCACTGACGAGACGGATTCGGATGAGGAACAGTCCACTGACGAGACGGATTCGGATGAGGAACAGTCCACTGACGACGACAGCGACGCGTAATCCCCCTGACCTGACGGCTCTTCACCTGCCGAGCAACCAAGCGCGGTTTTTTTGCTTGCTGAACTCTGAGTAATGGGTATGGATGACACCGCCGAGTCCAGCGTCCGCGCTGGCGACGGAACCCGTGACCGCACGACGGCAGACCTACTTGCGGGTGACGAGGACTCGTCGGCGTCGGAATCGTCTGGCGAGATGAACCGGAAGCGGGCTCTCCTGTTCGTCTCGCCGTTTCTCGCTATCGGGCTGTTTGATCTGGCTCTGCTACTTGGCTGGGGACTGGACCCGCTGTGGGGGTTCATGATTCTCCCGCCGATACTGTTCGTCTCAGTGCTTGGCTGGATCGCGTTTCGAACCGGGTTCGCAAGCGACCGGACCGGAGACCCAGCCGCCGATAGCCACGACTGACGGTTCGTGGCGTCGGTATAACACCGAGTGACTGCCCGCTTGGTTGCGGGTGCCTATTCTTCGAACAGGTCGTCGACGGCGGCCCGTGCGGCAAGGGCAGCGTCGTCCGCGACCTGTGCCTCGTCCTGACGACTGTCGGGCGCGTTGACGTACACGTCAACGTCCAGTACGCCATCTTCGAAGGTGACAGTCACGTCGAGGTCCTCGACCGCGCCGACGTCGTACCGAGAGAAGACAACGTCTTCGGCAGCGGCTGAGGCTGTCTCGACGACCTCATCGTCTGTCGGCATCGCCTTATGCGCCGCCAGCGCCGGGGCCGCCGGCCGGACCCGCGCCGCCTGCGCCGCCGAGCATCTGCTGGAGCTCGCTCTGGAGCTCTTCGAACTGCTCCTGCACGCGCTCTTCCTGCTTTTCGAGCGTCTCGACGCGGACTTCGAGGCTGTTGACCTTCTCTTCGAGGTCGTCCTGTGCCTCGTCGAACTCGGTCTTCACGAGAAGTTCGCCAACCTCGCGGTACATGGTCGAGTCCTCGTCGATGTCGTCAAGCTCGTCGAGAGCCGTCTGGGACTCCTGGAGCTCCGTCTCGGCCTGCTGTTTCTGTGCGGCGACCTGCTGTGCTGTCTGCTGAAGGTCCTGCAGTTCCTCGAGCTTCTCCTGTGCTTCAGGCGGAAGATTACCCTGCATACCTCCAGAGTTGGGGGCCGCACTGTTAAACCCACGCTTTCAAGTCCAGCAGCGGGACAGTCGGGAGATTATCCAAGGTCGTTATGTCCAAAACACGGCGCTAAAAACCATTACCGCGTCAATTAGCCAATGCCTACGCGACCTCACCGACTGCCCGCTCCCGCAGTTCCCCGGTCAGATGCATCCCGTGTTGATCGATCCGCCTGACAATCCGCTTTGCCTGGGTCGGCTTGAGATACTTGTCCTCGATAGCAGCCCGGACCACGACACCGAAACTGCTCGTCACTTCCGCCCCCAGCCCTTGCGCCATTCGACGGACGGTGCGGTCCTCGGAGACGACAGCCACGGCGGAGCGGTCGCCGCTGTCGCGGTGGGCTAACACGCCAGCGAGTACCGTCACAGCAGCGCCAAGGTCGGCATCGCCCAGCAGGGACTTGGCCTGGTCAATGTGGTCCTCGTCGACGCCGGTGTCGATGCCGTTCTCGCGGTACTCCGTCAGATTCGTCGCGGTCGGTTCGACCTGCACCTCGTCGAGGACTGGCTCCGGGATGACGATATCGCCGTCGAACGCGTCCAGCAGCGACAGCTCTCCCACCTGCCCCAGCGAGTACAGCGCCGTCGGCCCGACGTAGATGCGAGTCATAGCTCCGCGGCTGTGTCAGCATCGAGCTCCAGATCAGAGAGTTCGAGCTGTGTCGTCAGGTTTCGCTCGCGGGCCACGTCGAGCCACTCGGCGATGGAGAGGTCCGCGAGCTGTGCGGCTTCGGCCGCCGACACGTCGCCAGACTGGTACTGCTCGACGGCGACGCGAAGTCGGAGCGTCTCCAGTCCCTCCCGGAGCGCCTTTCGAATCGTGGTCGACCGGTCCTCGGAGAGCAACTCGGCGACGTCGTCCAGTTCGGCTTTCTCTTCGCTCGGGAGCCGCGCGCTTATCGTCGGCATGTTTGCACAGTCATCCGCCGTAAACACACATCAAACTACGGGTCGGAGAACCGCCTGTCGGTTTTCTGAAACCCTGCGTGGAGCGAACGTCTGCCAGCCAGCGTGGCCGGAGCGGGCGACCACCAATCCTTAACGCCACCGGGTCCCACGGGGAGGCAATGAGCGACGAAGCACACGCGTTCGTTCCCGGCCACATCACGGGCTTTTTTACCGTCGACCGGGGCGATGACCCGATCGAGACTGGTTCTCGCGGGGGCGGACTGGCCCTGTCTGACGGCGTTTCTGTTACCGTCAGCCGCGGGGCTGAGACCAAGGTAACGCTGAACGGCGAGCCGATTGAGGTGGAGGCCGTTGAGCGAGTGCTGGACGCCCTTCGAACCACAGCGACTGTCACTGCCGAAACGCCGCTCCCGCTCGGGTCTGGCTTCGGCGTCTCCGGCGGACTGGCGCTTGGTACTGCGCTGGCGGCCAACGCCGTCTTCGGCCACGGGCTCTCGTATAACGAACTGGTGACCATTGCCCACGGCGCGGAAGTCCAGTCTGGTTCGGGTCTCGGCGATGTCGTCGCGCAGGCCCGCGGCGGCGTGCCGCTCCGCCTCGAACCCGGCGGGCCGCAGTTCAACTACCTCGACGCCATCCCGGCCCGCAGTCGCATCGAGTACGTCACGCTCGGCGAGCTATCGACAGCGGACGTAGTCGGCGGCGATACGGAAACGCTGACGGCTGCCGGCGAATGTGCACTCTCGACTGTCGTCAAAGAGCCGAAATTATCGACGTTTGTGCAGGCCTCCCGACAGTTCTCCCGCGAGGCGGACCTGCTGACGCCGGAGGTCAAGGCGGTCATCGACGACGTGGCCGAAGCCGGCGGCGACGCCGCGATGGCGATGCTCGGCGAGACGGTGTTCGCGCTTGGGACTGGCCTCTCCGATGCCGGCTACGACGCTGCTGTCTGTGCCATCTACCCGCCCGGCGCGACCATCGAAGACGAGGGCTGAGTTTATGATTGCGTAAGATGTGAACCGTCTCCCTTATCCGCGCGGACCCGTAGCCACAGCTATGGACTGTCGGCAGTGTGCCACGCCGCTTGACCGACCGGGCGACTACTGCCTGGTCTGTCACACTGCCAATACGGACGCCGTTGTCCTCGAACTCGACCGTGAGCGGGCGACGGTGACTTCGCTGCTGGACGGGTCGGTCGTCGGCCAGCGGACGGTGACGACGACGCCGGAAGGCGATGGGAGCGACGAAACGGTCGTCGTCGAACTCCGCAACTTCGCCGGCCTCGTCGCGGACGAGGTTCGGCGTAAACGGCCCGAGGAGGTGTACGTCACGGGCGACCGCGACGTTATTGCCGCCGTCCGCCCCCAACTGCACTACGAGTTCTTCCGCGTCGAGGGTGACGACCCAGTTCAGCGGGTCATCGACCGCCAGGGCGAGCCAGCGCTCGAAGTGGTCGATGCCGCGCCAGCGGAGAAACTGGGCGGGAGTCACTCGACGCTCATCGGCGGCCGGTCGGGCCAGCGTGTCATCCAGACCGTTGCCGGCCACCCCCACGTCAAGAAAGTCATCCCCGGCCCCATCGATGCTGGCGGCGCGAGTTCGCCGACGGGCGTCCGGGCGAAGGCGACCCGCGCCGACGCCAACGGCAACGTCCGGGTGCTCATCCGCGACGGCTCCAGCGTTCAGGAGAACCGCGTCGTCACGACGGCCGGCGACCGCGAGCTGGGTGAACACGTCCGGGCCGACCTGAACGAGGCGCTCAAGGAAGCCGAACTGCAGGAGTAGCCGACCAGTGGCTCGGCCGCTACGTCTCGGTCCTGGCGGCTCAGACTTGTACTGGCTGGCCCCGTGTATACCACCAAGCGACGACCGCGATGAAACCGTTCAACACCATCGAAGCGGCGAGCAGCAACCGATTAGCGAAGAGGAACCAGCCGCCACCGAACAACAGAAACACCGCTGCAAGCCCCCAGAACACGTCTTGGTGCGAAATATCCATACAATGACCTGATGGCGTTGAACTAAGAGTCGGTCGGTCCCAGCGTCAGGCAGTTATAACGCCGCCAACAAGCACCGCGGCCACCGCGACACCGACGACGCCAGTCCGGTGAATAGCCGGTAACGCCGTTCGAACGTCGAGGACCATCGGGAGCGCATGGAGCGCGGCGAGTGCCAGATAGCCAACTGGGGCGACCAGCGGGAACGCGATGGCTCCGGCAGCCAGCAGACAGAGGCCGACGACGCCCGCACCCAGATAGCCACGCCCGCGCACGGGCTGCCCGGCCCCTTCGAGGACGCCGCCGGTCCAGCAGTAGCCGATAGCCGTCGCACCGACCCACGCGTGCCAGAACGCCGCTTGTTCGGGGACGATATTGAGGAGGCCACCGACGGTCACCGCTGTCGCAGTAGTATTGACCGTTCCCCAGGCGAGCATCGCGTCCGAGAAGCGGACCGAGTCCGGCGCGTGGAGGACCGTCAGGCCGACGAAGCCGCCAATGATGACAACCCACATCGCTATGGCGAGCAGCGCGCCGTTAGCGCGGCTCGACCAGGCGAGGGCCTGTGTACCGCCCCAGCCGACCAGTCCGGCCGCCGCGCCCGAGAGCAAGAACTCCGAGGCGGTAAGCCGCCCGCTCGTGGCTGGTGCGACCCGCTTGAGGCGACCTCGGAGTTCGTCGAACGCTGCCATCGAACGGCGGTTCGCCCGCCTC includes:
- a CDS encoding bacterio-opsin activator domain-containing protein; translation: MEKPVGGTDENEQAARDTPAQQSPPVLLETLAARMPEPVVVSAADGEIRTGNDHLCDLLDSDPSDVFGSQIGTFFPGLDDVDLRAHCSQSPGTPLTSSCSAGDTERWVEIAFEPQQWDGEELYLGIVHDITERHERTEMLEQYERIVETIEDGIYTLDEAFTMQTVNSAVESMTGYDKDTLVGSNATLLADESVIEEAAEMSRQFIEGERDVGTLTTDLRTADGDTLPIETKFTTYDREDGSYRQVGVVRDISDRKRFEETLAALHESTRKLLHTETKTAVAEQILDTAVDVLELPDVEIYLFDRSDNTLRSVGDTEADRSASVGPGESTVWDVFVQDSAVEVAPGERIDLGAGPVTADAKRLCIPLEDHGVFYIELGEQHSDARTREMVDLLAASAEAALARVDRETTLREREAERREQNRELRRLKQVNAIIRRIDQVLVEAETTEEIEQAVCDQLAESQWFSFAWIGRQDATELVPRAWAGDTASYLDAISLSLEREGGPPAVQTAQSEAMTIVPSVADNLRGDHWRTEALSREFQSALSIPLEYDDFVYGVLTVYAQQEDGFDEMLQEVFTELGETIANAIREVESRQRRAGDGTVELELSLSAPQSFLTHLSDRVGVPVVCEGAVQRSDGAIRLFLTISDCDPAVVKEQLLSMARVDTTRAISTDQLDGLYEVIVTGQTVAETLLEQGGRLKTIRTSTGGLTVTVVVSGETDVRQFVEQLGERYADVTLIARRDGTQSDGQRDSTVRSALEKQLTDRQLEVLQTAYLSGFFDWPRETTGQEIASSLDVSQPTVNRHLRVSERKLLELVFGDI
- a CDS encoding HAD family hydrolase, which codes for MGYESVIFDNDGVLLTLTDMDAHYVGARQAFEELGVVSPSTAHVEAMSIGVTVPELTDICTQYDIDPERLFRARDEALTAVQRALIRAGEKQPYADVSVLDRLDCPLGVVSSNQRDTVAFAFEHFDIGHYFDTVWAREPTVESLRRKKPRPYYIERAMDDLNVSNALFVGDNESDIEAAHRAGIDSAFIRRPHRVDTQLDVTPDHDVSGLEDVVQLASGRSGSD
- a CDS encoding bifunctional nuclease family protein yields the protein MEHDATVEGVGVGVSEEGSGTPVVLLRAREEIVPIFVSTDQAQSMQLAIDGEPFERPLTHDLLVEMVTEFGGAIDRVRIDDLADGTFYGKIDAEQYTDDRRKDMVFDARPSDAIAIALRVDCPVVVTDDVIDEAGRSPEQFDQSGSGSEDLGL
- a CDS encoding prefoldin subunit beta; this translates as MQGNLPPEAQEKLEELQDLQQTAQQVAAQKQQAETELQESQTALDELDDIDEDSTMYREVGELLVKTEFDEAQDDLEEKVNSLEVRVETLEKQEERVQEQFEELQSELQQMLGGAGGAGPAGGPGAGGA
- a CDS encoding UPF0175 family protein; this encodes MPTISARLPSEEKAELDDVAELLSEDRSTTIRKALREGLETLRLRVAVEQYQSGDVSAAEAAQLADLSIAEWLDVARERNLTTQLELSDLELDADTAAEL
- a CDS encoding pantoate kinase encodes the protein MSDEAHAFVPGHITGFFTVDRGDDPIETGSRGGGLALSDGVSVTVSRGAETKVTLNGEPIEVEAVERVLDALRTTATVTAETPLPLGSGFGVSGGLALGTALAANAVFGHGLSYNELVTIAHGAEVQSGSGLGDVVAQARGGVPLRLEPGGPQFNYLDAIPARSRIEYVTLGELSTADVVGGDTETLTAAGECALSTVVKEPKLSTFVQASRQFSREADLLTPEVKAVIDDVAEAGGDAAMAMLGETVFALGTGLSDAGYDAAVCAIYPPGATIEDEG
- a CDS encoding DUF2103 domain-containing protein, translated to MDCRQCATPLDRPGDYCLVCHTANTDAVVLELDRERATVTSLLDGSVVGQRTVTTTPEGDGSDETVVVELRNFAGLVADEVRRKRPEEVYVTGDRDVIAAVRPQLHYEFFRVEGDDPVQRVIDRQGEPALEVVDAAPAEKLGGSHSTLIGGRSGQRVIQTVAGHPHVKKVIPGPIDAGGASSPTGVRAKATRADANGNVRVLIRDGSSVQENRVVTTAGDRELGEHVRADLNEALKEAELQE